Within the Solwaraspora sp. WMMA2056 genome, the region CCCCGCAGGAGCAGGGCCGGACCCTGGGCCGGCAGTGACGACAACCGACAGCCGGGCATCGTCGGGCAAAGGCCCTGGAGCGGTATCATCCGGTCACGGTGTCGGTCGCTCCGCGACCGCTCGACGGAGAGGAGTGCACCGCCCATGGGTGCCGCCCGGCGTCTGACGGCCCTGGCGGCCGCCACTGTGGTCGGCGCGCTCGGCGCGACCGGGCTGCCCGTCGGCCCGGCCTGGGCCGACGACATCCGGGACCGGTCCTGGCACGTCGAGGCGATGCGACTCGCCGAGGTGCACCAGATCACCCAGGGCGACGGGGTAACCGTCGCCGTCGTCGACACCGGAGTCGACGCCAGTCACCCCGACATCAAGGACAACATGCTGCCCGGCGCGGATCTGAACGACGCCGACAGCAAGGGCCACATCGACCGGCGCAACCACGGCACCGGCATGGCGTCACTGATCGCCGGTCACGGGCACGGGCCGGGTGGGCGCGACGGCGTGCTCGGGGTCGCCCCGAAGGCGAAGATCCTGCCGTTCACCCTCTCCAGCACGAGGACCGAGATCATCCGACCGGAGTCCATTGCGCTTGGGATCACCTGGGCGGTCAACAATGGCGCCGACATCATCAACGTCTCTCTCTCCGGCTCCTCGAACGCGGCACTCGAACAGTCCGTCAAGTACGCCTACCGGCACGGAGTCATCGTCGTCGCCGGTGTCGGGAACCGCCGCGACATCTTCATCGGCGAGCCGGCCCGCAGCGAGTGGACCATCGCGGTGACGAGTAGCGGGCGCGACCGAGGGCTGAGCCCGGAGTCGATCCGGGCAGAGGAAACCACCATCGCCGCGCCCGGAGAGGAAATCGTCCGGGCTGAGGTTGGCGGGGGTTACTACACGCAGGACGGCGCCAGTGCTGCCACCGCGTTGGTGTCGGGGGCGTTCGCGCTGCTCAAGTCCAGGTTCCCGGACGAGGACCAGGGCCAGCTCTTCCAACGCCTGGTCGGCACCGCGTACGACGCCGGCCCGCCCGGCAAGGACCTCGACTTCGGCTGGGGCATCCTCGACATTTACGCCGCGCTCACCACCGAGCCGGACGACCGGGCCAGCCCGCGGCCGTCGCCGACCGCGTCACCGGACCCGATCGCGTACCTACCGCCCGAGCCGGGCTACTCGTTCGGCATGGACGAGGCGATCGGCATGCTGATCTTCTTCACCATCCTCGGCACGCTGGTCACCGGGGTCGTCCTGTTGATCCGTTGGCTGCGGCGACGGTCCCGGCGTACGGCGGCCCGGGACGGCCCGTCCGGCGTACCGGAACCGGCTGCGCCGGAGGCCGGCGTACCGCTGCCGCAGCCGGTGACCGCACCAGGGGCGGGACCGGCATCGCAGACACCGCCGACCGGCGAGGATGACGACACGGTCTGGCGACCACCGCCCCGCTGACCTGTTTACATCGCCGTCGACCGGCGATGGAGAGGACGTACCCCCGATGGTGCCCGACGTGTCCGAACCGGCTGCCGCCCCCGCTGCCGCCGC harbors:
- a CDS encoding S8 family serine peptidase, whose amino-acid sequence is MGAARRLTALAAATVVGALGATGLPVGPAWADDIRDRSWHVEAMRLAEVHQITQGDGVTVAVVDTGVDASHPDIKDNMLPGADLNDADSKGHIDRRNHGTGMASLIAGHGHGPGGRDGVLGVAPKAKILPFTLSSTRTEIIRPESIALGITWAVNNGADIINVSLSGSSNAALEQSVKYAYRHGVIVVAGVGNRRDIFIGEPARSEWTIAVTSSGRDRGLSPESIRAEETTIAAPGEEIVRAEVGGGYYTQDGASAATALVSGAFALLKSRFPDEDQGQLFQRLVGTAYDAGPPGKDLDFGWGILDIYAALTTEPDDRASPRPSPTASPDPIAYLPPEPGYSFGMDEAIGMLIFFTILGTLVTGVVLLIRWLRRRSRRTAARDGPSGVPEPAAPEAGVPLPQPVTAPGAGPASQTPPTGEDDDTVWRPPPR